The following coding sequences lie in one Arachis ipaensis cultivar K30076 chromosome B03, Araip1.1, whole genome shotgun sequence genomic window:
- the LOC107634031 gene encoding isoflavone 3'-hydroxylase, with amino-acid sequence MEPFLYYSLFTIIVAFIIIITLTKTNTSHSNKKNLPPCPPTLPIIGNLHHLKPRLHRTFHALSQTYGHIFSLWFGSRLVVVVSCPTLAQQCLTKYDTVLANRPRFLTGKYLFYNHTSLVFSSNNDHWRNLRRIATMDVLSTPRLNSFFETRRDEVTRFIRNLVADTSMGFARVQLRPRITEMSLNNMMRMVSGKRNEYGKDDCNARDDNGAGRFREIIREILSLVDANKSDFLPLLRWFDFDGFVKRLKRVGEEADMFWQGLLEEHRNGEHGNNDTMIQHLLLLQKLQPDYYTDHIIKGLIQDMLLAGTNTTVNGLEWTLSALLNHPEILRKAKDEIDNHIGKDRLVDESDIPKLPYLQNIIHGYIRIW; translated from the exons ATGGAACCTTTTTTGTATTACTCCCTTTTCACAATTATTGTTGCcttcatcattatcatcactCTCACCAAGACAAACACAAGCCACAGTAATAAGAAGAACCTTCCACCATGTCCACCAACACTTCCCATAATAGGCAACCTACACCACTTGAAGCCCCGTCTCCACCGAACTTTTCACGCTCTTTCCCAAACCTACGGCCACATTTTCTCTCTCTGGTTCGGCTCTCGCCTTGTCGTCGTTGTGTCCTGTCCAACCCTAGCCCAACAATGCCTCACCAAATACGACACCGTTTTGGCAAACCGCCCTCGTTTTCTCACCGGAAAGTACCTCTTTTATAACCATACCAGCTTGGTGTTCTCTTCCAACAACGACCACTGGCGCAACCTTCGTCGTATAGCCACCATGGACGTCCTCTCGACGCCCCGTCTCAACTCCTTCTTCGAAACTCGAAGGGACGAGGTCACCAGGTTCATAAGAAACCTGGTGGCAGACACGTCCATGGGGTTCGCTAGGGTGCAACTGAGGCCCAGGATAACGGAGATGTCACTCAATAATATGATGAGGATGGTCTCCGGAAAGAGGAATGAATATGGAAAAGACGACTGCAACGCCAGGGATGACAACGGAGCAGGACGGTTCAGAGAGATCATCAGAGAGATCCTGTCGTTGGTGGATGCGAACAAGAGCGACTTCTTGCCTTTGCTTAGGTGGTTTGATTTTGATGGATTTGTGAAGAGATTGAAGAGGGTTGGTGAAGAAGCTGACATGTTTTGGCAAGGACTCCTTGAAGAACATCGCAATGGGGAGCATGGTAATAACGATACCATGATACAACATCTCTTGCTTCTTCAAAAATTGCAACCTGACTACTACACGGATCATATTATCAAAGGCCTTATTCAG GATATGTTGCTTGCTGGAACAAACACAACGGTTAACGGTTTGGAGTGGACGTTATCCGCTTTGTTGAATCACCCAGAGATACTGAGGAAAGCAAAGGATGAAATTGACAATCACATAGGCAAAGATCGTTTAGTAGATGAATCAGACATTCCAAAACTTCCTTATCTTCAAAATATTATCCATGGGTATATAAGAATATGGTGA
- the LOC110270457 gene encoding putative F-box/kelch-repeat protein At1g12870, whose protein sequence is MAQSRISAIVSSCSESGEDSSSLDSLPNDVVAGILLRLPAQFLHNSASNVSRKWGEISESQCFINSHLLTHLSECEFLIQDANKVQSVNARDLKLEETDLGTKFHGRISGSSDGVLLFNKSSGSVMDLYVANPVTMQILKLPSLKSTCMISSHCSNIARVSSTGEIKVIRLGRDSLIGMYKWYVLTLGKEMHWRKISNNAPKECDPASYLSFVQSLSVNGVVYWTNSSWITDPSVFAIDLCHETAYHLKVPGECHGQYWTLVQMGKEICCMNCGKDVEIKVWKLNDLHINEWILIKSIRFSSEISLLRGNFCVPLTWLDLEVLVLSVYVGVRNVVVAYNVNKGECRMLKIDDVARHTIFLHTNSLIRF, encoded by the coding sequence ATGGCTCAAAGTAGAATCTCAGCAATAGTTTCTTCTTGTTCTGAAAGTGGAGAGGATTCATCATCTCTTGATTCTCTTCCCAACGACGTAGTGGCCGGCATTCTTCTGCGGCTGCCGGCGCAGTTTCTGCACAATTCTGCAAGCAATGTTAGCAGAAAATGGGGTGAAATATCAGAATCACAATGTTTCATCAACTCACACCTACTCACTCATCTCTCTGAGTGTGAATTCCTCATCCAAGACGCTAACAAGGTGCAATCCGTTAATGCAAGGGACTTGAAACTTGAAGAAACAGATTTAGGTACCAAATTTCATGGAAGGATAAGTGGCAGTTCAGATGGTGTGTTATTGTTCAACAAATCATCAGGTTCTGTTATGGATCTTTATGTTGCAAACCCTGTAACAATGCAGATATTGAAACTCCCAAGTCTCAAATCAACATGCATGATTAGTAGCCATTGCAGCAACATTGCAAGAGTTTCATCCACTGGTGAGATCAAAGTTATTAGACTTGGAAGAGACTCATTAATTGGAATGTATAAATGGTATGTTCTAACATTAGGCAAAGAAATGCATTGGAGGAAAATCAGTAACAATGCACCCAAAGAATGTGACCCTGCATCATATTTATCATTTGTACAATCTTTATCTGTTAATGGTGTTGTTTACTGGACTAACTCGTCTTGGATTACGGACCCATCCGTTTTCGCCATTGATCTTTGTCATGAAACTGCTTATCATCTAAAGGTTCCTGGAGAATGTCATGGCCAATATTGGACACTTGTGCAGATGGGGAAGGAAATTTGTTGTATGAATTGTGGTAAGGATGTGGAAATAAAGGTTTGGAAGCTCAATGATTTGCATATAAATGAATGGATTTTGATCAAGAGTATAAGGTTTTCTAGTGAAATTTCATTATTAAGGGGAAATTTTTGTGTTCCTCTAACTTGGTTGGATTTAGAAGTTTTGGTGCTAAGTGTGTATGTTGGTGTTAGGAATGTGGTTGTGGCTTACAATGTGAACAAAGGAGAGTGCAGAATGTTAAAGATAGATGATGTTGCTCGTCATACAATTTTCTTGCACACAAATAGTCTCATCCGGTTTTAG